Proteins encoded in a region of the Paenibacillus wynnii genome:
- the htpG gene encoding molecular chaperone HtpG gives MEKKEFKAESKRMLEMMINSIYTHKEIFLRELISNASDAIDKIYYKALSDEQLVFNKEDYYIKVSVDKANRTLTISDTGIGMTKEDLDNNLGIIAKSGSLAFKKENEAKDGHNIIGQFGVGFYAAFMVADTVTVTSKALGSDEAFKWESQGADGYTIEPTEKASIGTEIVLTIKENTEDDQYDEYLEEYRLKSIIKKYSDFIRFPIKMDVKSQQPKEGSEDEFVEVTEEQTVNSMVPIWRKNKSELTPEDYNNFYMEKRYGFDKPLKHIHISADGAVVYNAILFIPENTPYDYYTKEYEKGLELYSNGVLIMDKCSDLLPDYFSFVKGMVDSEDLSLNISREMLQHDRQLTLIAKNIKNKVKGQLQSLLKDEREKYEQFYKSFGRQLKFGVYSDYGVNKETLQDLLMFYSSKEKKLVTLDEYVSRMPEDQKYIYYASGESIERIEKLPQTEMVLDKGFEILYFTDDIDEFAINIIMNYKEKEFKSVSSGDLGIEADEKDKPTEAEENENKDLFESMKSILSGKVTNVKASKRLKTHPVCLSTEGELSIEMEKILKAMPNAQDVKADKVLEININHEVFQSLKNAQANDKEKLGLYTNLLYNQALLIEGLPVGDPVEFTNDICKIMV, from the coding sequence ATGGAAAAAAAAGAGTTCAAAGCCGAATCGAAACGAATGCTGGAAATGATGATTAACTCCATCTATACCCATAAGGAGATTTTCCTGAGAGAGCTGATTTCCAATGCCAGCGATGCTATCGACAAAATCTACTACAAGGCATTATCCGATGAGCAACTGGTGTTCAATAAAGAGGATTATTACATTAAAGTGTCTGTAGATAAGGCCAACAGAACTTTAACCATCTCCGACACAGGTATCGGGATGACAAAGGAAGATCTGGACAATAACCTCGGCATTATCGCCAAGAGCGGCTCCCTGGCCTTCAAGAAAGAAAATGAAGCCAAAGACGGACATAATATCATCGGCCAATTCGGAGTTGGTTTTTATGCTGCTTTTATGGTGGCGGACACCGTTACTGTAACAAGTAAAGCTTTGGGCAGCGATGAGGCCTTCAAATGGGAATCCCAAGGTGCAGACGGTTACACCATTGAGCCGACCGAGAAAGCTTCCATAGGAACCGAGATCGTACTGACGATCAAGGAAAACACCGAAGACGATCAGTACGATGAGTACCTGGAAGAATACCGCCTGAAGTCGATTATCAAAAAATACTCCGATTTCATCCGCTTCCCGATCAAAATGGACGTAAAAAGCCAGCAGCCGAAAGAAGGCAGCGAAGATGAATTCGTAGAAGTTACCGAAGAACAAACCGTCAACAGCATGGTGCCGATCTGGCGTAAAAATAAAAGTGAGCTGACTCCCGAAGACTACAATAACTTCTATATGGAGAAGCGTTACGGCTTCGACAAGCCACTTAAGCATATTCATATCAGCGCCGATGGTGCTGTGGTTTATAATGCAATCCTGTTCATCCCGGAGAACACACCGTACGATTATTACACAAAGGAATACGAAAAAGGGTTAGAGTTGTATTCCAACGGTGTGCTCATCATGGACAAATGCTCCGACCTGCTGCCTGACTATTTCAGCTTCGTTAAAGGCATGGTGGATTCCGAGGATCTGTCCCTGAATATCTCTCGTGAGATGCTCCAGCATGACAGACAATTAACGTTGATTGCCAAGAACATCAAGAACAAGGTTAAAGGTCAATTGCAAAGCTTGTTGAAGGATGAGAGAGAGAAGTACGAGCAATTCTATAAATCCTTTGGCAGACAGTTGAAATTTGGCGTGTACAGCGACTATGGCGTCAATAAAGAAACGCTGCAGGATCTGCTGATGTTCTATTCATCCAAGGAGAAGAAACTGGTTACTTTGGACGAATACGTATCAAGAATGCCGGAAGATCAGAAATATATCTACTATGCCTCCGGGGAGTCCATTGAAAGAATCGAGAAGCTTCCGCAGACGGAAATGGTATTGGATAAAGGATTTGAGATCCTGTACTTTACGGACGATATCGACGAATTCGCAATCAACATCATCATGAATTATAAGGAAAAAGAGTTCAAATCCGTGTCCAGCGGCGACCTTGGCATTGAAGCCGATGAGAAGGACAAGCCTACTGAGGCGGAAGAGAATGAGAATAAGGATCTTTTTGAATCCATGAAAAGCATCCTGTCCGGCAAGGTGACTAACGTTAAGGCATCCAAACGTCTGAAAACCCATCCGGTATGCCTCTCCACAGAGGGTGAGCTATCCATAGAGATGGAAAAAATCCTTAAGGCTATGCCTAACGCTCAGGATGTAAAAGCGGATAAGGTACTGGAAATCAACATTAATCATGAAGTGTTCCAGTCCCTGAAAAACGCTCAAGCGAATGACAAAGAAAAGCTGGGCTTGTACACGAACCTGCTGTATAATCAGGCGCTCCTGATTGAAGGTCTGCCTGTAGGAGACCCGGTAGAATTCACGAATGATATTTGCAAAATCATGGTGTAG
- a CDS encoding HEAT repeat domain-containing protein, with protein sequence MENEESRYELPENYEELKKAANRTADWKARLAAVEELGQWKNKQTIDILTRLVTSDPVYTVQEAAYLKLKAFGEEIAAPSKNKPELVKGVSKIVLRIKKSLPKDHTYEEFKEKLKKMRVDIYDIYEGEKGADFDKWLQKTWEDASATGRK encoded by the coding sequence ATGGAAAACGAAGAATCAAGATATGAACTGCCAGAAAATTATGAGGAATTAAAAAAAGCCGCTAACCGCACTGCGGATTGGAAAGCTCGTTTGGCTGCGGTTGAAGAGTTGGGCCAGTGGAAGAACAAACAAACTATTGATATCCTGACGCGCTTAGTGACGAGCGATCCTGTATATACCGTTCAAGAGGCAGCGTACCTTAAGCTGAAGGCATTTGGTGAAGAGATCGCAGCGCCATCGAAGAACAAACCTGAATTGGTTAAAGGCGTATCCAAAATCGTATTGAGAATTAAGAAGAGTCTGCCTAAGGACCATACGTATGAAGAGTTCAAAGAAAAGCTGAAGAAGATGCGTGTGGACATATACGACATCTACGAAGGCGAGAAAGGCGCAGACTTTGACAAGTGGCTGCAAAAGACCTGGGAAGACGCTTCGGCAACCGGCAGAAAATAA